One stretch of Thermanaerosceptrum fracticalcis DNA includes these proteins:
- the alaS gene encoding alanine--tRNA ligase, with protein sequence MLSGNEIREMFLKYFESKGHTRIASSSLVPHNDPTLLFTNAGMNQFKDVFLGLEKRPYSRATTSQKCVRAGGKHNDLDTVGRTARHHTFFEMLGNFSFGDYFKRDAIIYAWEFLTKVVGLPEDKLYATIYQDDDEAFQLWQELTPIPAERIIRLGEKDNFWAMGDTGPCGPCSEILIDRGEKYTCGPNCGIGKCDCDRYLEIWNLVFMQYNRDADGTMTPLPRPSIDTGMGLERITSVVQGVDSNYDTDLLKRIIQSVEELCGKSYHGDHRGFPFRVIADHIRSCTFLVSDGVLPGNEGRGYVLRRILRRAVRFGKVLGIDEPFMYKLVPVVVDLMKGAYPEIQDNMDYVAKIIRIEEERFHETLNDGLRLVQDIVKRLKEEGRDTIPGEEIFRLYDTFGFPLDLTQDIAEETGLRVDLAGFNQAMEEQRKRARAARQEARAWDLALTVTNLIGDAPATNFSGYGSLTGKVNILALIKDGELVSAAHEGDEVYVVVPDTPFYPEGGGQVGDQGEILAPHGKIRITTTKKMPDGKIVHTGFVSGEVKSTDTVTMVVEASLRHATARNHTATHLLHKALQQVLGEHVHQAGSAVEPQRLRFDFTHFASVTSEELERIEDIVNEQILRALDVEALETSLSEAREMGAMALFGEKYGDTVRVITIGEFSKELCGGTHVKNTSQIGLFKIISEAAIGAGLRRIEAVTGAEVLNYLRGCENHIKEISASLKTPAHEIQRRIQILQEDLKQKEKTIEQLEIQLARQQVNELMDRVITVKDVQVLVSRVQAGDMDSLRNMADMFRDKLSSGIVVLGAVTDGKVNLVATATKDVIPRGAHSGNIIKEVAKITGGGGGGRPDMAQAGGKDVDKLDEALAQAPRIIENLLK encoded by the coding sequence ATGCTTAGTGGTAATGAAATCCGGGAAATGTTTCTTAAATATTTTGAGAGCAAAGGACATACGCGTATAGCTAGTTCTTCCCTTGTACCCCATAATGACCCCACCCTTTTATTTACGAATGCAGGGATGAACCAGTTCAAGGATGTGTTCTTAGGTTTGGAAAAGCGCCCCTACTCCCGGGCCACCACGTCGCAAAAATGTGTAAGAGCCGGCGGAAAACATAATGATTTGGACACTGTGGGAAGAACAGCCCGCCATCATACTTTTTTTGAAATGCTGGGGAATTTCTCCTTCGGTGATTATTTCAAAAGGGATGCTATTATCTATGCCTGGGAATTCCTCACCAAGGTGGTGGGACTCCCGGAAGATAAATTATATGCCACCATTTATCAGGATGATGACGAAGCTTTCCAACTGTGGCAAGAGTTAACGCCTATACCCGCCGAAAGGATTATTAGACTCGGTGAAAAAGACAATTTCTGGGCTATGGGCGATACCGGACCCTGCGGGCCCTGCAGCGAAATCTTGATTGACCGGGGAGAAAAATATACCTGTGGTCCCAACTGCGGAATCGGTAAGTGTGATTGTGACCGTTACCTGGAAATCTGGAATCTGGTATTTATGCAGTACAACCGTGATGCAGACGGAACCATGACACCCCTGCCACGCCCAAGTATCGATACAGGTATGGGTTTAGAGAGAATCACCTCTGTGGTGCAGGGGGTAGACAGTAACTACGATACAGACTTGCTGAAACGTATTATCCAGAGTGTGGAGGAACTCTGCGGCAAATCTTATCATGGTGACCACAGGGGCTTCCCCTTCAGGGTTATTGCCGACCATATCCGTTCCTGTACTTTCCTGGTAAGTGATGGTGTACTGCCCGGAAACGAGGGCAGGGGTTATGTGCTGCGGCGTATCTTAAGGAGAGCTGTTCGTTTCGGTAAAGTCCTGGGTATAGATGAACCCTTTATGTATAAGCTCGTTCCTGTGGTAGTCGACCTGATGAAAGGGGCTTACCCGGAAATACAGGATAATATGGATTATGTGGCGAAAATTATCCGTATTGAAGAAGAAAGATTCCATGAGACCCTTAATGACGGGCTGCGCCTGGTACAGGACATTGTGAAGAGATTAAAGGAAGAAGGCCGGGATACCATACCGGGAGAGGAAATATTCCGTTTGTACGATACCTTTGGCTTCCCGCTGGATTTAACCCAGGATATTGCCGAAGAAACGGGTCTAAGGGTAGATTTGGCAGGTTTTAACCAGGCCATGGAAGAACAAAGGAAAAGAGCCAGAGCGGCCCGCCAGGAAGCAAGGGCCTGGGATTTGGCCTTAACGGTAACAAACCTTATAGGTGATGCACCGGCTACAAATTTTAGCGGTTACGGCAGTTTAACCGGTAAGGTCAATATTTTGGCCCTGATTAAAGATGGTGAACTGGTAAGTGCAGCCCATGAAGGTGATGAAGTGTACGTTGTAGTTCCTGACACACCTTTCTATCCCGAAGGTGGCGGACAGGTTGGTGACCAGGGAGAAATCCTGGCGCCCCATGGGAAAATAAGAATTACTACAACGAAAAAAATGCCTGACGGTAAAATTGTCCATACCGGCTTCGTTTCCGGGGAAGTAAAAAGTACAGATACAGTCACCATGGTCGTAGAGGCCAGCCTCCGACATGCTACCGCCCGTAACCATACGGCTACCCACCTGCTCCATAAAGCCCTGCAGCAGGTTTTGGGCGAACACGTTCACCAGGCCGGTTCGGCTGTAGAACCCCAACGGCTGCGCTTTGATTTTACTCACTTTGCGTCCGTAACCTCCGAAGAGTTGGAACGTATCGAGGACATTGTGAATGAACAGATTTTACGAGCCCTGGATGTAGAGGCTTTGGAAACCTCTTTAAGTGAGGCTAGGGAAATGGGAGCTATGGCCCTTTTCGGAGAAAAATACGGTGACACAGTGCGTGTCATTACCATTGGAGAATTCAGCAAGGAACTGTGCGGCGGCACCCATGTAAAAAATACCAGTCAAATCGGGTTGTTCAAGATTATCAGTGAAGCTGCCATAGGTGCTGGTTTACGTCGGATTGAGGCGGTCACAGGCGCTGAAGTCCTTAATTATCTGCGGGGGTGTGAGAATCACATTAAGGAAATATCAGCGAGCTTAAAGACGCCTGCCCACGAAATACAGCGCCGTATTCAGATTTTACAGGAAGACCTAAAACAGAAAGAAAAAACCATAGAACAGTTGGAAATTCAACTGGCCAGGCAGCAAGTCAATGAGCTCATGGATAGGGTTATCACCGTGAAAGACGTCCAGGTTCTGGTGAGCCGTGTTCAGGCCGGAGATATGGATAGTTTGCGTAATATGGCCGATATGTTTAGAGACAAACTCTCTTCGGGAATAGTAGTACTGGGTGCAGTTACCGACGGTAAAGTGAATTTGGTGGCTACTGCGACCAAAGATGTGATTCCCAGGGGCGCCCATTCCGGTAACATCATTAAGGAAGTGGCCAAAATTACCGGGGGTGGCGGCGGCGGAAGGCCGGATATGGCTCAGGCCGGAGGTAAAGACGTGGATAAATTGGACGAGGCTTTAGCCCAGGCTCCTCGAATTATAGAAAATCTCTTGAAGTAA
- a CDS encoding IreB family regulatory phosphoprotein, protein MPNDRLEETMMFRVKTEDDVRAQDVLVHVYEALKEKGYNPINQMVGYLLSGDPAYITSHKNARSLIRKLERDELLEELLRKYLGK, encoded by the coding sequence ATGCCGAATGACAGATTGGAAGAAACCATGATGTTCCGGGTAAAAACTGAAGATGACGTCCGGGCTCAAGATGTGCTAGTACATGTCTACGAGGCACTGAAGGAAAAAGGTTACAATCCCATAAATCAGATGGTAGGATACCTGTTGTCAGGTGATCCAGCTTACATCACCAGCCATAAAAATGCTCGCTCCTTGATTAGAAAACTTGAACGAGATGAGTTATTGGAAGAACTTCTACGCAAATATTTAGGGAAATAA